From a region of the Castanea sativa cultivar Marrone di Chiusa Pesio chromosome 10, ASM4071231v1 genome:
- the LOC142614115 gene encoding 4-coumarate--CoA ligase-like 6 codes for MTIKNPKPHPQWYSPETGIYSSTFPNRFVPSDPFLDVVSFIFSHKHRGVSALIDSSTGSSISYPELYPLVQAMASGLYHSMGVRQGDVVLVLLPNSIYYPIVFLGIASLGAIVTTMNPLSSTPEIKKRVTDCNASLAFTASEKVDTLRSFGVPAIGVPDNVNLDRKKTSFSAFYKLISGDFDLPPKPVIKQQDTVALIYSSGTTGVSKGAMLTHGNFIAMVELFIRFEASLYPHEPSAENVHLAVLPMFHIYGLAIFVLGLFSVGSSIVVVKKFDLNEVIKAIDRYKVTHFPLVPPLLTALTKKAKDSGGSGLKSLKQISCGAAPLSSIKVVEDLKQALPHVDFIQGYAMTESSGIGARGLNTEKIRNYTSIGLLAPNTQAKVVDWNTGSSLPPGSTGELWLRGPGIMKGYLNNVEATMATVDKEGWLHTGDIVSIDQDGYIFVKERLKEMIKYKGFQIAPADLEAVLISHPEILDVAVTAILDEKSGEIPVAFVVKKHGSRLSEAAVMDYVAEQVAPYKKVRKVVFTNSIPRSAAGKVLRRQLRSNMASRL; via the exons atgactatcaaaaacccaaaaccccacCCACAATGGTACTCGCCAGAGACTGGAATCTACTCCAGCACGTTCCCCAATAGATTTGTCCCCTCAGATCCTTTTCTTGATGTTGTTTCCTTCATCTTCTCCCACAAACACAGAGGGGTCTCAGCTCTCATTGATTCCTCAACTGGGTCTTCCATTTCCTACCCAGAACTCTACCCCTTGGTCCAAGCCATGGCCTCTGGCCTCTACCACAGTATGGGTGTCAGACAAGGTGAtgtggttttggttttgttgcCGAATTCCATTTACTATCCTATTGTTTTCTTGGGTATTGCGTCTTTAGGCGCAATCGTTACAACCATGAATCCTCTCAGTAGTACACCAGAGATCAAGAAACGGGTAACTGATTGTAATGCGTCCCTAGCTTTTACTGCATCTGAAAAAGTTGACACATTGCGATCATTTGGTGTTCCTGCAATTGGGGTACCTGATAATGTGAATTTGGATAGGAAGAAAACTAGTTTTTCAGCTTTCTATAAGCTCATTTCTGGTGATTTTGATTTGCCTCCTAAGCCGGTGATTAAGCAGCAGGACACTGTGGCTTTAATTTATTCCTCTGGGACTACTGGGGTGAGCAAAGGTGCTATGCTAACACATGGGAACTTTATAGCAATGGTTGAGCTCTTTATTCGTTTCGAGGCTTCACTGTACCCGCATGAACCGAGTGCGGAGAATGTGCATTTAGCTGTTTTACCAATGTTTCATATATACGGGCTGGCAATATTTGTGTTAGGATTGTTCTCTGTGGGTTCTTCAATTGTTGTGGTGAAGAAATTTGATTTGAATGAGGTGATAAAGGCCATTGATAGATATAAAGTCACGCACTTTCCACTTGTCCCACCATTATTGACAGCTTTGACGAAGAAAGCAAAGGATTCTGGTGGAAGTGGTTTGAAGAGTTTGAAGCAGATTTCCTGTGGGGCAGCTCCTCTGAGTAGTATAAAAGTCGTAGAGGACTTAAAGCAGGCATTGCCTCATGTTGATTTCATTCAG GGTTATGCAATGACTGAGTCATCTGGAATAGGAGCCCGCGGCCTCAATACTGAAAAGATTCGAAATTATACTTCAATAGGACTGTTGGCTCCAAATACACAAGCTAAAGTTGTAGATTGGAATACCGGTTCCTCTTTGCCTCCTGGCAGTACTGGTGAGCTTTGGCTACGAGGACCTGGAATCATGAAAG GATATTTGAATAATGTGGAGGCAACTATGGCAACAGTTGATAAAGAAGGTTGGCTACATACTGGAGACATCGTTTCTATTGATCAAGATGGATACATTTTTGTAAAAGAACGATTGAAAGAGATGATCAAATACAAGGGCTTTCAG ATTGCTCCTGCTGATTTAGAAGCTGTGTTGATCTCCCATCCTGAGATACTTGATGTTGCAGTCACAGC TATCTTGGATGAAAAATCTGGGGAGATACCAGTGGCATTTGTAGTGAAGAAGCATGGAAGCAGACTTTCTGAGGCAGCTGTTATGGATTATGTCGCTGAACAG GTTGCACCATACAAGAAAGTCAGGAAGGTGGTCTTTACAAACTCCATACCAAGATCTGCAGCAGGAAAGGTCCTTCGAAGGCAACTCAGGAGCAACATGGCTTCTAGACTCTGA
- the LOC142612884 gene encoding uncharacterized protein LOC142612884 isoform X1 produces the protein MGICSTKFVFLLFLLSAIPIAYLISLELATPPTHVYQYHSSGWFRECAKWDHLNSRFLVSFLEGGVAQLSLPKGGEGDDSTVTVLEELTVIKDVDLAGNGSLGIVVDHQRNRLLVVSTDVIGKNYAALAAYDLSTWQRLFLTHLSGPSDGKSYADDVAVDAEGNAYVTDAQGGKLWKVGVDGKFLSIIKNPLFTPKEWYKNLVGLNGIVYHPDGYLIVIHTFSGNLFKIDLASGEEVKLVKVVGGPLTLGDGLELVSPTKLVVAGTTARSVARLVESSDGWETASVAATFSGPKHRLATSATVKDGKVYLSHLLGMGYPKKKHVIVEAVFST, from the exons ATGGGTATTTGCTCCACCAAGTTTGTGTTCCTTCTCTTCCTCCTCTCAGCCATACCCATCGCCTACCTCATCTCCCTCGAGCTGGCCACCCCTCCAACCCACGTATACCAGTACCACAGCTCCGGCTGGTTCCGCGAGTGTGCCAAGTGGGACCATCTCAACAGTCGATTCCTGGTCTCTTTCCTGGAGGGTGGTGTGGCCCAGCTCTCTCTTCCCAAAGGCGGTGAAGGTGATGACTCCACTGTCACCGTGTTGGAGGAGCTCACCGTCATCAAAGACGTTGACTTGGCAGGAAATGGTTCCCTCGGTATCGTCGTTGACCATCAGAGGAATCGTCTCTTAGTAGTCTCCACCGATGTCATTGGGAAGAACTATGCTGCTCTCGCCGCCTATGATTTGTCCACGTGGCAGCGATTATTTCTCACCCACCTCAGTGGTCCAA GTGATGGGAAATCTTATGCGGATGATGTAGCAGTTGATGCAGAAGGCAATGCATATGTCACTGATGCACAAGGTGGTAAACTTTGGAAGGTTGGGGTTGATGGCAAGTTCCTATCTATCATTAAAAACCCACTCTTCACTCCAAAGGAGTGGTACAAAAACTTGGTTGGACTTAATGGAATTGTTTACCATCCAGATGGTTATTTGATCGTAATTCATACATTTAGTGGCAATTTGTTTAAGATTGATTTAGCAAGTGGAGAGGAAGTTAAGTTGGTCAAGGTGGTTGGAGGGCCATTGACATTGGGGGATGGTTTGGAATTAGTCTCTCCAACCAAGCTTGTAGTTGCAGGGACTACTGCGAGATCAGTGGCGAGATTAGTGGAGAGCTCTGACGGGTGGGAGACGGCTTCCGTTGCAGCAACATTCTCCGGGCCTAAGCATCGATTGGCCACATCCGCGACTGTGAAGGATGGGAAGGTGTATCTCAGTCACCTCCTCGGCATGGGGTACCCTAAGAAGAAGCATGTCATTGTTGAGGCGGTTTTTTCTACTTGA